One segment of Candidatus Eisenbacteria bacterium DNA contains the following:
- the rsmI gene encoding 16S rRNA (cytidine(1402)-2'-O)-methyltransferase, giving the protein MAGKLYLVGTPIGNLEDITLRALRLLREADVIACEDTRKTRTLLVRHGISNKTVSYHEFNKRERARELVQRMLDGENVAVVSDAGNPGISDPAFEITRQAIEKNIQIVPVPGASSLICAVEAAGLPNHRFAFEGFLPRKKEARLRMLESLSCEERTMAFFESPHRLLQTLGDLRTCFGNRRIAICRELTKKFEEVVRGTLDECLTRASQGKPRGEFVLVVEGKREEG; this is encoded by the coding sequence GTGGCCGGGAAGCTTTATCTCGTTGGAACCCCAATCGGCAACCTGGAAGACATCACGCTGAGGGCTCTTAGATTGCTCAGGGAAGCCGACGTGATAGCTTGCGAGGACACGAGGAAGACCAGGACGCTCCTCGTCCGGCATGGTATCTCGAACAAGACGGTGAGTTACCATGAATTCAACAAGCGGGAACGGGCGAGGGAGCTTGTTCAGAGAATGCTGGACGGAGAGAACGTTGCCGTGGTTTCCGATGCCGGGAATCCGGGCATCTCAGACCCGGCCTTTGAAATAACCAGGCAGGCGATCGAAAAGAATATCCAGATTGTGCCGGTTCCGGGCGCCTCCAGTCTCATCTGCGCGGTCGAGGCCGCCGGGCTTCCGAATCATCGATTCGCCTTTGAGGGATTCCTTCCGCGGAAGAAGGAAGCCAGACTGAGAATGCTCGAATCTCTCTCCTGTGAGGAACGAACGATGGCCTTCTTCGAATCACCGCACAGGCTTCTTCAGACGCTGGGGGATTTGAGGACATGCTTCGGCAATAGAAGAATCGCCATCTGTAGGGAGCTCACAAAGAAGTTTGAAGAAGTCGTCAGAGGAACTCTGGACGAATGCCTTACGCGGGCTTCGCAAGGAAAGCCAAGGGGAGAGTTCGTGCTGGTCGTTGAGGGCAAGCGGGAGGAAGGCTGA
- a CDS encoding CDP-alcohol phosphatidyltransferase family protein, with protein MTSRKSVKESARKSLEPLARFLVALKVRPNWMTVGGFIFALISAGYFISGSVRIAGLFLLLAGLSDIIDGMMARLTSSVKNSGAFLDSSLDRYSEGAVFFGLGVHYAKSGSELGVALVLIALVGSFLISYVRARAEGLGETCTVGFMERPERLAVLIICSLLGHTALAAGLLILALLTHITALHRIYHVYTKMERPSR; from the coding sequence ATGACTTCCAGGAAATCTGTAAAGGAATCGGCGAGGAAGTCACTTGAACCTCTTGCCAGGTTTCTTGTCGCCCTGAAGGTGCGTCCAAACTGGATGACCGTCGGCGGCTTCATTTTTGCGCTTATCTCCGCCGGTTATTTCATCAGCGGCAGTGTCAGGATCGCCGGCCTCTTCTTACTTCTCGCGGGACTCAGCGATATTATCGACGGCATGATGGCAAGGCTGACTTCGTCCGTGAAGAATTCTGGCGCCTTTCTTGACTCATCACTTGACAGATATTCCGAAGGGGCGGTTTTCTTCGGACTCGGAGTTCATTATGCCAAGAGCGGCTCTGAGTTGGGAGTCGCCTTAGTTCTTATTGCGCTTGTCGGTTCATTCCTAATCAGCTACGTTAGAGCAAGAGCAGAAGGGCTCGGTGAAACCTGCACCGTCGGCTTCATGGAGCGTCCTGAACGGTTGGCTGTTTTGATCATCTGTTCGCTACTCGGTCATACGGCGCTGGCTGCCGGTCTTTTGATACTGGCGCTTCTTACTCACATCACTGCTCTGCATAGAATCTACCATGTCTATACGAAGATGGAGCGTCCAAGCAGATAA
- a CDS encoding inositol-3-phosphate synthase, translating into MPKVRVAIIGVGNCASSFIQGVHYYKNAREDEFIPGLMHVNLGGYHIRDIEFSAAIDIDKNKVGKDMRDAIYQWPNNTFRFCDVPHMGVKVERGMLHDGLGKYLSQIIQKAPGSTADIVKLLKDSQTDVVVNYLPVGSEEATKWYVEQILEAGCGFVNAIPVFIARERYWQKRFEKRGLPMIGDDIKSQVGATIVHRVLTRLFRERGVKLERTSQLNVGGNTDFLNMLERSRLESKKISKTNAVTSQLDYDLGRANVHIGPSDYVEWLSDRKWAYIRMEGTTFGNVPLNVELKLEVWDSPNSAGVIIDAVRCCKLAKDAGLSGTLKGPSAYFMKSPPVQYTDEEARQMVEDFITKHGRKGMGKADRKKARKRRKG; encoded by the coding sequence ATGCCAAAAGTCAGGGTCGCAATAATAGGCGTGGGTAACTGTGCATCTTCTTTCATTCAGGGAGTGCACTACTACAAGAATGCGCGAGAGGACGAGTTCATTCCCGGCCTCATGCACGTCAACCTTGGCGGTTATCACATTCGCGACATCGAGTTCAGCGCTGCAATCGACATTGACAAGAACAAGGTCGGCAAAGACATGAGGGATGCCATCTACCAGTGGCCGAACAATACTTTTAGATTTTGTGATGTGCCGCACATGGGAGTGAAGGTCGAAAGAGGGATGCTGCATGACGGGCTGGGCAAATACCTGTCGCAGATAATTCAGAAAGCGCCCGGCTCGACTGCGGACATAGTCAAACTCCTCAAAGATTCGCAGACGGACGTAGTCGTCAACTATCTGCCTGTCGGTTCTGAAGAGGCCACTAAGTGGTATGTGGAGCAGATTCTCGAGGCCGGCTGCGGGTTCGTAAATGCCATACCGGTGTTCATTGCCCGCGAAAGATACTGGCAAAAGAGATTTGAGAAACGCGGGCTCCCCATGATTGGCGATGACATCAAATCCCAGGTCGGTGCGACCATAGTTCACCGTGTGCTCACGCGGCTCTTCAGAGAAAGGGGCGTCAAGCTGGAGCGCACGAGCCAGTTGAACGTCGGCGGCAATACCGACTTTCTGAACATGCTGGAGCGTTCGAGGCTCGAATCGAAGAAGATTTCGAAGACAAACGCCGTCACCTCTCAGCTTGACTACGACCTCGGCCGCGCAAATGTGCACATAGGTCCCAGCGACTACGTGGAATGGCTGAGTGACAGGAAGTGGGCGTATATAAGAATGGAAGGAACGACTTTCGGGAATGTGCCCCTCAACGTTGAGCTCAAGCTTGAGGTCTGGGATTCGCCCAATTCCGCAGGTGTGATAATAGATGCGGTCAGATGCTGCAAGCTTGCCAAAGATGCCGGGCTTTCGGGAACTCTCAAGGGGCCGTCCGCGTATTTCATGAAGTCGCCCCCTGTTCAATATACTGATGAGGAAGCAAGACAGATGGTCGAAGACTTCATAACGAAGCATGGAAGGAAGGGGATGGGCAAGGCAGACAGGAAGAAAGCTCGCAAACGCAGGAAGGGGTAG
- the tmk gene encoding dTMP kinase, translated as MPGIFITFEGIEGCGKTTQARLLHKYLKKRFRTVVLTREPGGAGITAQIRRILLDPRNSKLAPLAELFLYLADRAQHMRELVKPTLAGGGIVICDRHADASVAYQGVGRGIGFDKTRRLNSLATGGVRPNLTFLLDVPPDIGLKRVLGRRRIPDRMENEKIVFYNRVRKGYLRLAKMEKQRITVINGLLPREKIHEMIIDEVEEVLSQKRSPHPALSPRGEDETSPSPYPLPKGRG; from the coding sequence GTGCCGGGAATCTTCATCACTTTCGAAGGCATTGAGGGCTGCGGCAAGACGACCCAGGCACGACTGCTCCATAAATACCTCAAGAAAAGATTCAGGACGGTCGTTCTCACAAGGGAACCGGGCGGGGCGGGAATCACGGCGCAGATCAGGAGGATTCTCCTGGACCCACGGAACTCGAAACTGGCCCCGCTGGCTGAGCTCTTCCTCTATCTTGCCGACCGGGCCCAACATATGCGAGAATTAGTCAAGCCGACGCTTGCGGGCGGCGGGATCGTTATTTGCGACAGGCATGCGGATGCGTCGGTGGCATACCAGGGCGTCGGGAGGGGGATAGGGTTTGATAAGACGAGGAGGCTGAATTCACTGGCCACGGGCGGCGTCAGACCGAATCTGACTTTCCTGCTTGATGTGCCGCCGGACATAGGGTTGAAGAGGGTGCTGGGGCGGAGAAGAATTCCCGACCGGATGGAGAACGAGAAGATTGTCTTCTACAATAGAGTCAGAAAGGGTTATTTGAGACTGGCAAAAATGGAGAAGCAGAGGATAACAGTAATCAACGGGCTTCTCCCAAGAGAGAAAATCCACGAGATGATAATAGATGAAGTAGAAGAGGTGCTTTCCCAGAAGCGTTCCCCTCACCCTGCCCTCTCCCCAAGGGGAGAGGATGAAACATCCCCCTCACCCTACCCTCTCCCCAAGGGGAGAGGATGA
- a CDS encoding S41 family peptidase has translation MLFKRNRGAVIGLIIGLIIGGWAFGKVQVSGENTYQELNLFVEVLSKVKAHYAEEVDTAKLIRGAIDGMLRELDPHSQYLDVKQYGELRDMTQGSYGGLGISIWVRDGYPTVISPMEGTPAYSMGIQSGDRIERIEGKNTYKMSMDDILSKLRGPKGTRVTFSVRREGDPELIDYTITRDIIKLKSVPYSFSMGSGIGYVRLSSFSEDTGEELTEALNKLAKDAGKGLLLDLRGNPGGLLTQAVEVSEKFVPAGKPVVETKGRATGQTRTYYSSSPEVYTAPLIILINEASASASEIVAGCVQDLDLGLVVGMTSFGKGSVQTVESLKDGKALKLTTAYYYTPSGRLINNREHNTALLGGDQGQEEAKSETEKEKPMFHTSAGRVVYGGGGITPDIVIEREAPKVSDSIRRRGYFFDFAVRYGGKHKDIGKDFEAGDAVLQEFRQFLKEKEFTVDEKEFEGEKARIALEIRAEIMRRFFGDEAAFREMMKADNQLQTAVGLFSRASNLAQLLKLAEERKGH, from the coding sequence ATGTTGTTCAAGCGAAACAGGGGCGCCGTGATTGGATTGATCATTGGGCTCATCATCGGCGGGTGGGCTTTCGGAAAGGTCCAGGTCTCCGGCGAGAACACCTATCAGGAGCTGAATCTCTTTGTTGAAGTGCTCTCCAAGGTCAAGGCTCACTACGCTGAGGAGGTTGACACAGCAAAACTCATTCGCGGGGCGATTGACGGCATGCTCAGGGAGCTCGACCCGCATTCTCAGTATCTTGACGTGAAGCAATACGGCGAGCTCAGGGACATGACTCAGGGAAGCTACGGCGGGCTCGGAATCTCGATATGGGTAAGAGACGGCTACCCTACGGTTATCTCACCGATGGAAGGGACTCCTGCCTACAGCATGGGAATACAGTCAGGCGACAGGATAGAGAGGATCGAGGGAAAGAACACCTACAAGATGTCGATGGATGACATCCTCAGCAAACTAAGAGGACCCAAAGGAACAAGGGTCACCTTCAGCGTGAGGAGAGAGGGAGATCCTGAGCTCATCGACTACACCATCACGAGGGATATCATCAAGCTAAAGAGCGTGCCCTATTCATTCTCTATGGGTAGCGGGATAGGATATGTGCGGCTCTCGAGCTTCTCCGAGGACACGGGAGAAGAGCTTACGGAGGCGCTTAACAAACTGGCAAAGGACGCCGGGAAAGGACTTCTTCTCGACCTCAGAGGAAATCCCGGAGGACTCCTCACGCAAGCAGTTGAAGTGAGCGAGAAATTTGTTCCAGCCGGCAAGCCGGTTGTGGAGACAAAGGGGAGAGCGACGGGTCAGACCAGAACCTACTATTCTTCATCCCCGGAAGTTTACACTGCCCCCCTGATCATCCTGATAAACGAGGCAAGTGCAAGCGCGTCTGAGATAGTCGCCGGTTGCGTCCAGGATTTGGATCTCGGTCTTGTAGTCGGCATGACGAGTTTCGGCAAGGGATCTGTACAGACGGTTGAATCGTTGAAGGACGGAAAGGCCCTCAAGCTGACCACTGCCTACTACTACACGCCGAGCGGCCGGCTCATCAACAACCGTGAGCACAATACTGCTCTCCTGGGTGGCGATCAGGGCCAGGAAGAAGCAAAGAGCGAGACCGAGAAAGAGAAGCCCATGTTCCATACCTCGGCCGGAAGAGTCGTCTATGGCGGCGGCGGCATTACGCCAGACATAGTCATAGAGCGCGAAGCGCCGAAAGTTTCGGACTCGATAAGGAGAAGGGGCTACTTCTTCGACTTCGCAGTGAGGTATGGAGGAAAACACAAGGATATCGGAAAAGACTTTGAGGCAGGCGATGCCGTGCTCCAGGAATTCAGGCAGTTCCTGAAAGAGAAAGAGTTCACGGTGGATGAAAAAGAGTTTGAAGGAGAGAAGGCGCGGATCGCGCTCGAGATAAGGGCCGAGATTATGAGGCGGTTCTTTGGTGACGAAGCAGCATTCAGAGAAATGATGAAGGCGGACAATCAGCTTCAGACAGCAGTGGGTCTATTTTCACGGGCCTCGAACCTTGCCCAGCTCCTTAAGCTGGCGGAAGAAAGAAAAGGACACTGA